The proteins below come from a single Neospora caninum Liverpool complete genome, chromosome IX genomic window:
- a CDS encoding pc21g17280 protein, related codes for MLARRDTRDAIPVIVHLDLDCFYCQVEHRRLGIPVSEPLVVRQWNLAIAVNYAARRLGIKRGDLCTVLEKKFPQLHIIHVEVFQVGNEDTSSSSSSFSSSSSSSSSSSSSSSSSSSPSSSGHNAGVVGNSAVVEARGLGTGREEGEQGRSRETASSFAPRKETRTNGAFPAQASWRPDTEKVSLERYRLASDEVLSLIVEQYSSVERASIDEVYLDLSIPVADVLSPFFQKLQTSRVALSSSLPSSHSHCSSDASQACGPPAEKPPAEDGGAGIDRTEDSCLGSSLSSLRRERRAGGHTADLTLQATLLRDWLEGKESNEVRTELGAFLPELLDDQVYIHLAAVPRTRPPASPTRPLQEGAKILGGIDDGNLPPSLVPRPSTSSPPASSLSSRAAPSSSSSSSFSSSLPSSFSSSSSSSSSSSSSSSSSSSSSSSLPSASGEEASRPPAGLGGPLPPRDVDLLLDFCWEKNARTPGFSLEDLRLLVGGVLLHRLRKLIKQRSQFTVSGAVAKSKFLAKTASAKFKPDRQVLVPSSLADAFLGPLELRSLKGFRGKRGKQVATAFPDAPLVRQLRAVPFELLAAKLGRAEARSLSNILR; via the exons ATGCTTGCtcgcagagacactcgggaCGCCATCCCCGTGATTGTCCACCTCGACTTG GACTGCTTCTACTGTCAGGTGGAGCACCGAAGACTGGGAATCCCGGTCAGTGAGCCTCTCGTCGTGCGCCAG TGGAACCTCGCGATTGCCGTCAACTACGCTGCACGCCGTCTGGGCATCAAGCGAGGCGATCTGTGCACCGTTCTCGAAAAAAAATTTCCTCAACTCCACATCATTCACGTAGAAGTGTTTCAGGTCGGCAACGAAGAcacctcttcctcctcctcctctttctcctcttcctcttcttcctcttcctcatcttcgtcttcctcttcttcttcctcttcaccttcttcttccggccACAACGCAGGTGTTGTCGGCAACTCTGCGGTTGTCGAAGCTCGCGGCCTCGGAACTGGgagggaggagggagaacaggGAAGGTCTCGGGAAACTgcctcctctttcgctcctagaaaggagacgaggacgaacgGCGCTTTTCCTGCGCAG GCATCCTGGCGTcccgacacagagaaagtgtctctcgagagatatcgcctcgcctccgacGAG GTCTTGTCGCTCATTGTGGAGCAGTATTCCTCAGTTGAGCGTGCGTCTATTGACGAAGTGTATCTCGACCTCTCAATTCCGGTAGCAGACGTCCTCTCACCTTTCTTTCAAAAACTCCAAACGTCGCGAgttgctctctcttcttctcttccgtcttcgcaTTCTCATTGTTCTTCTGACGCTTCACAAGCGTGTGGGCCCCCGGCAGAGAAGCCACCCGCGGAAGATGGAGGGGCGGGGATTGACAGAACGGAAGACAGCTGCCTCGgctcgtcgctttcctctcttcgacGCGAACGCCGTGCTGGTGGCCATACTGCGGATCTGACCCTCCAAGCCACGCTTCTGCGCGACTGGCTCGAGGGCAAAGAAAGCAATGAAGTGCGAACCGAACTgggcgcctttctccctgaGCTCCTGGACGaccaggtgtacatacacctcgcAGCCGTGCCACGGACGAGGCCGCCAGCGAGCCCAACGCGGCCGCTGCAGGAGGGTGCGAAGATCCTCGGTGGAATCGACGACGGAAacctccctccttctcttgttCCGCGTCCCTCCacttcgtctcctccggcctcatccctttcttctcgtgctgctccttcgtcttcttcctcgtcttctttctcgtcttctctcccgtcttctttctcgtcttcttcctcgtcttcttcctcgtcttcttcctcgtcttcttcctcgtcttcttcctcgtcttctcttccttctgcctctggagaagaggcgtcgCGGCCGCCGGCCGGCCTGGGTGGGCCTTTGCCTCCGCGGGACGTCGACTTGCTCCTCGATTTCTGCTgggaaaagaacgcgcgAACGCcgggtttttctctcgaAGATCTGCGGCTTCTCGTTGGCGGCGTCTTGTTGCACCGTCTGCGCAAGCTGATCAAGCAGCGCTCGCAGTTCACCGTGAGTGGCGCCGTCGCGAAAAGCAAG tttctgGCCAAGACGGCTTCTGCAAAGTTCAAGCCGGATCGGCAGGTGCTCGTCCCCTCCTCGCTGGCAGACGCTTTTCTCGGGCCTCTCGAGCTCCGCTCGCTCAAGGGGTTTCGCGGGAAGCGCGGCAAGCAGGTCGCGACAGCGTTCCCAGACGCGCCGCTCGTTCGCCAGCTCCGCGCCGTTCCCTTCGAGCTGCTGGCGGCAAAACTCGgccgcgcagaggcgcggtCGCTCTCCAACATCCTCCGGTAA